The Daucus carota subsp. sativus chromosome 2, DH1 v3.0, whole genome shotgun sequence genome includes a window with the following:
- the LOC108205668 gene encoding esterase gives MGKHSAFSVFLFSILVAHSHVSASSQTCDFPAIFNFGDANSDTGAFAAWFFGNPPFFGQSYFNGSAGRVSDGRLLIDFMATDLGLPFLHPYMDSLGANFSHGANFANILSTIALPTSNIIPGVRPPRGLNPVNLDIQVAQFAQFVNRSQTQGEAFANFMPKQEYFSQALYTLDIGQIDITQEFLTNKTDDEIKAVVPGLISSLSSNIQILYSLGGRSFWIHNLGPNGCLPILLTLAPVPDDQLDSAGCAKRYNDLTQYFNSELKKGVDQLRADLPSAAFTYVDVYTAKYSLYQEPAKYGFTHPLETCCGFGGRYNYGEFSLCGSTITVNGTQRTVGPCPNPAEYINYEGQTYTQAADQITFNKISTGELSDPPNSLKTACPKLSLPRVSDI, from the exons ATGGGAAAACACTCTGCATTCTCTGTTTTCTTATTTTCCATCCTTGTAGCTCATTCACATGTCTCTGCATCTTCACAGACTTGTGATTTTCCAGCAATCTTCAACTTCGGTGATGCAAACTCCGACACGGGTGCATTCGCTGCTTGGTTTTTCGGCAATCCACCTTTCTTTGGTCAGTCCTACTTCAATGGATCAGCAGGAAGAGTCTCCGATGGACGCCTATTGATCGATTTCATGG caACTGACTTGGGCTTGCCATTCCTGCATCCATACATGGATTCCTTGGGTGCCAACTTCTCTCATGGTGCAAACTTTGCAAACATTTTATCCACCATTGCATTACCTACATCAAACATCATTCCGGGGGTCAGACCACCCCGCGGACTCAATCCTGTCAATCTTGACATTCAGGTGGCTCAATTTGCACAATTCGTAAACAGATCACAAACACAAG GCGAAGCTTTCGCAAATTTCATGCCAAAACAGGAATACTTTTCGCAAGCTTTATATACTCTTGATATAGGACAAATCGATATCACCCAAGAGTTCTTAACAAATAAGACTGACGATGAAATTAAAGCCGTTGTACCAGGCCTGATCAGTAGCTTATCCTCAAATATACAG ATTTTGTATAGCCTGGGAGGTAGATCATTCTGGATCCATAACCTCGGACCTAATGGCTGTCTTCCAATTCTTTTGACACTGGCTCCAGTCCCAGACGATCAGCTTGATAGTGCTGGTTGTGCAAAACGCTACAATGATTTAACTCAATACTTCAATTCGGAACTAAAGAAGGGCGTTGATCAGCTTCGAGCCGACCTCCCCTCGGCAGCTTTCACCTATGTTGATGTGTATACTGCTAAGTATTCCCTTTATCAGGAACCAGCAAAATACg GATTCACACATCCACTAGAAACATGTTGTGGATTTGGAGGAAGATATAATTATGGAGAATTCAGCTTGTGCGGGTCAACAATAACGGTCAACGGGACTCAAAGAACAGTCGGACCCTGCCCAAATCCTGCAGAGTACATAAACTACGAAGGCCAGACCTACACTCAGGCAGCTGATCAAATTACTTTTAACAAGATTTCTACGGGAGAATTGTCCGATCCACCTAATTCACTCAAAACGGCTTGTCCCAAATTGTCATTACCTCGTGTCAGTGACATATGA